Proteins encoded by one window of Passer domesticus isolate bPasDom1 chromosome 10, bPasDom1.hap1, whole genome shotgun sequence:
- the CCDC141 gene encoding coiled-coil domain-containing protein 141 isoform X5, with amino-acid sequence MSEEASSEQKPSTTTVSSVAVQAGDASIVIAVLKCGKWVKLQLAESTPNILEIGSNQDETKKLLQDHEFLLSKLKALEDKVWDLLQEADKVAEENKEKSQVYDAMAETLGDAWDALIIMLEKRQALLELTSVFFENALEFAVKIDQVEDFLKNTQEFDNIDSLRELLLQQEHHTKELLEKSFALLNKSHDLTQFIEEFKCEGPNANPELIQGAHSSCLKIDNLLEMLQDRRRQLDKFLRHQRQGLEQVLQICLWHQQETQVTSWYKKNIRDYFQKQNLGSSLLENEELLQELEEMEVKVKEWNYTVEQLEGEAFRILLSEDYTEKEHLKLSNQKICLLQEEVCLHMEERKALLQEANDFFQAAGKVLDGLESIENCRKISISEGLHLPILTLKYKELQEAIKGFTATTMQKGQTLVNKADSHSSWVAGIQKMMEYVQKKVDQLNSQCPDYEEFTLKKQQWIASLEDHLSKVSQSIKKLAPMLAVGMEIGSYLCDSERVLNKHLELAKQTKETSCELKAAEGIIKNMEELEPEQVAAFSSRADFLDKELKKIEKNISSKLEILETYVAFLQSAVEVNDDIKNLKEFYNSKPLPTNRETENKIAIESANTQWQNTIKKTFSTENMGCCFLNLVNVVNERLILEVEKSIKVTEDIIINLNKERKELTDLWAIWNFKITQVKPIKQQCQIFKEQLKITTRGLEILQEALQLAVPVDLGSDLLIVLELQKKLNQMKPHYEQLNAELEYLIKLLELPSQKGFPVKENSERISELIHFHQTVKDAMIEYDEIFSKTVRFHHIKKELECLSRLGELDIPEIYGDPENVHQAKAYLVNSQEKHAHIRQLYTLLITQGVDILSAVQQPNCLNVSVKNLKQELARFECDSINWSSRAEKYEEELSQYFQHCTTQEDINELRESFKDLKKKFNNLKFNYTKKTEKARNMKVLKVQIQQVDTYAEKLQILKKKMDNLEKKVIDPFANEPKAKVQVLLGSISDLQKQLNDFNTVVEDYKQNLDLMEHLQQMMKECQFWFDDVSATVIRVGNYSAECKTREAIETLYKQFNKFIEPAVPQQEEKLQQIMDLARQLYGIEEGKKYVEKTVLKYEEIMNSVDGLCRSLRELKEIKKVDFSEELITVKKEERNGQEACETVKEVELKQQMAAGELLANSESTCEKRSNTLSPTGTKQSVGVSALTQSPDFTQNFVTAPKSVPQENHFSRCP; translated from the exons ATGTCAGAAGaagccagctcagagcagaagcCTTCTACAACAACAGTCAGCTCAGTTGCCGTGCAGGCTGGGGATGCCAGTATTGTTATAGCTGTGCTTAAG TGTGGAAAATGGGTGAAGCTTCAGCTAGCTGAGTCAACACCAAATATATTGGAAATTGGCAGCAATCAAGATGAGACTAAAAAACTACTTCAAGATCATGAATTCCTCCTATCCAAGCTGAAG GCTCTGGAAGACAAGGTATGGGacctgctgcaggaagcagaCAAGGTTGCAGAGGAGAACAAAGAAAAGAGTCAGGTTTATGATGCCATGGCAGAGACCCTTGGGGATGCGTGGGATGCACTCATAATTATGTTGGAGAAACGACAAGCACTTCTGGAACTTACTTCAGTGTTCTTTGAAAACGCTCTGGAG TTTGCTGTTAAAATTGACCAAGTTGAAGATTTCCTGAAAAATACTCAAGAGTTTGACAATATTGACTCTTTGAGAGAACTTCTTCTGCAACAAGAGCATCATACAAAAG AACTTCTGGAGAAGTCATTTGCTCTTTTAAACAAAAGCCATGACCTAACTCAATTCATAGAAGAATTCAAATGTGAGGGGCCAAATGCAAATCCAGAGCTGATTCAAGgagcccacagcagctgcttgAAGATTGACAATCTCCTTGAGATGCTGCAAGACAGGAGGCGGCAGCTGGACAAATTCCTCAGACATCAGCGCCAAGGACTGGAGCAGGTTCTGCAAATTTGTTTGTGGCACCAGCAGGAGACCCAG gTAACATCTTGGTATAAGAAAAATATCAGAGATTACTTTCAGAAGCAAAACTTAGGCTCATCACTATTGGAAAATGAAGAGTTACTTCAGGAACTTGAAGAAATGGAAGTCAAAGTGAAA GAATGGAATTACACTGTGGAACAACTGGAAGGTGAAGCATTTAGGATCTTGCTTTCAGAGGACTATACAGAAAAAGAACATCTAAAACTTTCAAATCAGAAAATCTGTCTGTTACAAGAGGAAGTGTGCCTCCATATGGAAGAAAGGAAAGCCCTTCTGCAAGAGGCCAATGACTTTTTTCAGGCTGCTGGCAAG gtACTTGATGGTCTGGAAAGCATTGAGAATTGCCGTAAAATCTCTATTTCAGAAGGCTTACATTTACCTATATTGACACTGAAGTACAAGGAATTGCAGGAAGCAATTAAAGGTTTTACAGCAACCACCATGCAGAAGGGACAAACTTTAGTTAACAAAGCAGATTCCCACAG ctCTTGGGTTGCAGGAATTCAGAAAATGATGGAATATGTTCAAAAAAAAGTAGATCAATTAAACAGCCAGTGTCCAGATTATGAAGAATTTACTTTGAAGAAACAACAATGGATTGCCTCACTTGAAGATCATCTGAGTAAG GTGTCGCAGTCAATTAAAAAGCTTGCCCCGATGCTCGCAGTTGGAATGGAGATTGGCTCGTATTTGTGTGACTCAGAAAGAGTTTTGAACAAGCACCTTGAACTGGCCAAACaaacaaag GAAACTTCATGTGAACTGAAAGCAGCTGAGGGAATCATCAAAAACATGGAAGAGTTGGAACCTGAGCAGGTGGCAGCTTTTTCTAGCAGAGCTGACTTTCTGGATAAAGagctgaaaaaaattgaaaaaaatattagttCAAAGCTAGAAATTCTAGAAACTTATGTGGCCTTTTTACAGTCAGCTGTAGAG GTGAATGATGATATTAAAAATCTGAAGGAATTCTATAATTCAAAACCCCTACCAACAAACAGagagactgaaaataaaattgcaatAGAGTCAGCTAATACTCAGTGGCAAAATACTATAAAGAAGACTTTTTCCACCGAAAATATGGGTTGCTGTTTTCTTAATTTAGTAAATGTG GTAAATGAGAGGTTAATATTAGAAGTAGAAAAATCAATAAAAGTAACAGAAGATATCATTATTAACCTgaacaaagaaaggaaagagcTGACTGATCTTTGGGCAATctggaattttaaaattactcaaGTAAAACCCATCAAGCAACAGTGCCAGATATTTAAAGAACAATTGAAAATC ACTACCCGTGGATTAGAAATTCTTCAAGAGGCCCTCCAGCTTGCAGTACCAGTTGATCTTGGAAGTGACCTTTTAATTGTTTTGGAACTACAGAAAAAGCTGAATCAAATGAAGCCACACTATGAG CAACTGAATGCTGAGCTTGAGTACCTGATCAAATTGTTGGAATTACCAAGCCAGAAAGGATTTCCTGTGAAAGAGAATTCTGAGAGAATAAGTGAGCTTATTCATTTCCATCAAACTGTAAAGGATGCAATGATAGAATATGATGAGATTTTCAGCAAGACAGTCAGATTCCATCACATTAAAAAAGAA CTGGAATGTCTATCAAGATTAGGAGAACTGGATATTCCTGAAATATATGGGGACCCTGAAAATGTGCACCAGGCTAAAGCCTACCTTGTGAATTCTCAGGAGAAACATGCACATATTAGACAGCTATATACTCTACTTATTACCCAGGGAGTGGATATCTTGTCTGCAGTGCAGCAACCT AATTGCTTGAATGTTTCTGTAAAGAATCTGAAGCAAGAACTTGCTAGATTTGAGTGTGATAGCATAAACTGGAGCTCCAGAGCTGAAAAGTATGAGGAAGAGCTGTCACAGTATTTCCAACACTGCACCACTCAAGAGGATATAAATGAG CTCAGAGAATCATTCAAGGATCTCAAAAAGAAATTCAACAATTTGAAGTTTAACTATAcgaagaaaactgaaaaagctCGAAATATGAAAGTACTTAAAGTACAGATTCAGCAAGTTGATACATATGCAGAGAAGCTACAG ATTCTTAAAAAGAAGATGGATAATTTAGAGAAGAAAGTCATTGACCCTTTTGCAAATGAACCTAAGGCTAAAGTTCAAGTTCTCTTGGGCTCAATCAGTGACTTACAGAAACAGCTGAATGATTTTAACACGGTTGTGGAAGATTACAAGCAAAATCTGGACCTCATGGAGCATCTGCAGCAGATGATGAAAGAG TGTCAATTTTGGTTTGACGATGTGAGCGCAACAGTGATTAGAGTTGGCAACTACTCTGCAGAATGCAAAACAAGAGAAGCAATAGAGACTCTCTACAAGCAATTCAATAAGTTTATTGAACCTGCAGTGCCTcaacaagaagaaaaacttCAGCAGATTATGGACCTTGCTAGACAGTTATATG GTattgaagaaggaaagaagTATGTAGAAAAAACTGTATTAAAGTATGAAGAAATCATGAATTCTGTTGATGGGTTGTGCAGATCTCTGAGAGAGCTTAAGGAGATAAAG